A window of the Pseudomonas furukawaii genome harbors these coding sequences:
- a CDS encoding NAD(P)/FAD-dependent oxidoreductase has protein sequence MTKITSLPADDKTCGWYHLSKPRQPRPGHQGKSAARWVVVGAGFTGLAAARQLALNFPNDEIILVEAQEVGFGTSGRNAGFAIDLPHDIGAEDYIGDIDTAKISLKLNLTGQSLLKDLVERHDIDCQMKACGKYQAAIEDRGIAVLEAYRRGLDKLGQAYEMIEADELPAHIGTHFYRKALFTPGTVLIQPSALVKGLADSLPSNVSLYENTPITDVEYGEKIVLSHAFGSITADKLVLTTNAFGMSFGFLKGRMLPIFTYASITRPLDAEEQARLGGKPFWGVIPADPFGTTVRRTPDNRLLIRNSFSFNPDGRSNRKYLERFVNRHRASFDSRFPMLPGVDFEYTWGGALALSRNHMGYFGKLAEHVYGALCCNGLGVTRGTVTGKLLADWLAGERNELIDFLLNAPGPNLNPPEPLLSVGVNLNLKWGQYRAGKES, from the coding sequence ATGACAAAGATCACGTCTTTACCTGCCGACGACAAGACCTGTGGCTGGTATCACCTCAGCAAGCCCCGGCAACCAAGACCTGGCCATCAGGGCAAGAGCGCCGCACGCTGGGTCGTAGTCGGTGCGGGCTTCACCGGCCTGGCCGCCGCCCGGCAACTGGCGCTGAATTTTCCCAATGACGAAATCATTCTCGTCGAGGCCCAGGAAGTCGGCTTCGGCACCTCCGGCCGCAACGCCGGCTTCGCCATCGACCTGCCTCACGATATCGGCGCCGAGGATTACATCGGCGATATCGACACCGCGAAGATCAGCCTGAAACTCAATCTCACCGGACAGTCGTTGCTCAAGGATCTGGTGGAGCGCCACGACATCGATTGCCAGATGAAAGCCTGCGGCAAGTACCAGGCGGCCATCGAAGACCGGGGCATCGCCGTGCTGGAGGCCTATCGGCGCGGCCTGGACAAGCTGGGCCAGGCCTATGAAATGATCGAGGCCGACGAGTTGCCCGCGCACATCGGCACGCATTTCTACCGCAAGGCCCTGTTCACCCCCGGGACGGTGCTGATCCAACCCTCGGCGCTGGTCAAGGGGCTGGCCGACAGCCTCCCGAGCAATGTCAGCCTCTACGAGAACACGCCGATCACCGACGTCGAGTACGGCGAGAAGATCGTCCTCAGCCACGCCTTCGGGAGCATCACCGCCGACAAGCTGGTGCTCACCACCAACGCCTTCGGCATGAGCTTCGGCTTTCTCAAGGGCCGCATGCTCCCCATCTTCACCTACGCCAGCATCACCCGCCCGCTCGATGCCGAGGAGCAGGCCCGCCTGGGCGGCAAGCCGTTCTGGGGCGTGATCCCCGCCGACCCGTTCGGCACCACGGTGCGCCGCACGCCGGACAACCGCCTGCTGATCCGCAACAGCTTCAGCTTCAACCCCGATGGGCGCAGCAACCGGAAGTACCTCGAGCGTTTCGTCAATCGCCACCGCGCTTCGTTCGACAGCCGCTTCCCGATGCTGCCCGGCGTCGACTTCGAATACACCTGGGGAGGCGCCCTGGCGCTGTCGCGAAACCACATGGGCTACTTCGGCAAGCTGGCCGAGCATGTCTATGGCGCGCTCTGCTGCAACGGCCTCGGCGTGACCCGCGGAACCGTCACCGGAAAACTGCTGGCCGACTGGTTGGCCGGCGAAAGGAACGAGCTCATCGACTTCCTGCTGAACGCGCCCGGGCCGAACCTCAACCCGCCGGAACCCCTGCTTTCAGTTGGCGTGAACCTGAATCTCAAGTGGGGACAGTATCGGGCCGGAAAGGAAAGCTGA
- a CDS encoding triacylglycerol lipase → MKNNKTLLALCLAAGIATSEQAHALWFGSSGYTQTRYPIVLTHGMLGFDSLLGVDYWYGIPSALRRDGARVYVTEVSQLNTSEARGEELLEQVEEIVAISGSPKVNLVGHSHGGPTIRYVAAVRPDLVASVTSVGAPHKGSATADFIRQVPPGSAGETLLAGIVNGLGALINFLSGSSSTEPQNALGTLESLNSEGAAAFNARFPQGVPTTACGEGAYQVNGVRYYSWSGTSPLTNALDVSDLLLGASSLTFNGEANDGLVGRCSSHLGKVIRDDYRMNHLDEVNQTLGLTSLFETDPVTVYRQQANRLKNDGL, encoded by the coding sequence ATGAAGAACAACAAGACCCTGCTCGCCCTCTGTCTTGCCGCCGGCATCGCCACCTCGGAACAGGCCCACGCCCTGTGGTTCGGTTCCAGTGGCTACACCCAGACCCGCTACCCCATCGTCCTCACCCACGGCATGCTGGGCTTCGACAGCCTGCTCGGCGTCGACTACTGGTACGGCATCCCCTCCGCCCTGCGCCGCGATGGTGCCCGGGTCTATGTCACCGAAGTCAGCCAGCTCAACACCTCCGAGGCCCGTGGCGAGGAGTTGCTGGAGCAGGTGGAGGAGATAGTCGCCATCAGCGGCAGCCCCAAGGTCAACCTGGTGGGCCACAGCCACGGCGGCCCCACCATCCGCTACGTGGCTGCGGTGCGGCCGGACCTGGTGGCCTCGGTGACCAGTGTCGGCGCGCCCCACAAGGGCTCGGCGACCGCCGATTTCATCCGCCAGGTACCCCCGGGATCGGCGGGAGAAACCCTGCTGGCGGGGATAGTCAATGGCCTCGGCGCCCTGATCAATTTCCTCTCGGGCAGCAGCAGCACCGAGCCGCAGAATGCCCTGGGCACACTGGAATCCCTCAACAGCGAGGGCGCGGCGGCCTTCAACGCGCGCTTCCCCCAGGGCGTGCCGACCACCGCCTGCGGTGAAGGGGCCTATCAGGTGAACGGCGTTCGCTACTACTCCTGGAGCGGCACCAGCCCGCTGACCAACGCGCTGGACGTCAGCGACCTGCTACTCGGCGCCAGCTCCCTCACCTTCAACGGCGAAGCCAACGACGGCCTGGTGGGCCGCTGCAGCTCGCACCTGGGCAAGGTGATCCGCGACGACTACCGGATGAACCACCTGGACGAGGTGAACCAGACCCTGGGCCTGACCAGCCTGTTCGAGACCGACCCGGTGA
- a CDS encoding SulP family inorganic anion transporter, whose protein sequence is MKPARLRADVLAGLTTSFALVPECIAFALVAHLNPLMGLYGAFIICTLTALFGGRPGMVSGAAGSMAVVIVALVVQHGVQYLLATVLLGGLIMVAFGLLRLGKLVRMVPYPVMLGFVNGLAIIIALAQLEHFKEGETWLSGTPLYLMLGLVALTMGVVYLLPRLTRAVPPALVAILGVGLLVYLLQLPTRTLGDMAHIAGGLPTFALPDIPWNLETLAIIAPYAILMALVGLLETLLTLNLTDEITESRGYPDRECVALGAANMVSGAFGGMGGCAMIGQTVINLGSGGRGRLSGIVAGVMVLLFVLFLSPLIERIPLAALVGVMFVVAQQTFAWGSLRVAGKVPMSDVLVIVAVTVITVFTDLATAVLCGIVIAALNFAWHHARELYADTHAEPDGSKLYRVHGTLFFASTTPFLNQFDPAGDPAQVTLDCQHLSFVDYSAIAALKTLRERYTRAGKHLRVVHLSERCRTLLRRAGEQQG, encoded by the coding sequence ATGAAACCAGCCCGCCTCCGTGCCGATGTCCTGGCCGGACTGACCACGTCCTTCGCCCTCGTGCCCGAGTGCATCGCCTTCGCCCTGGTCGCCCACCTCAACCCGCTGATGGGCCTCTACGGAGCCTTCATCATCTGCACCCTCACCGCGCTGTTCGGCGGACGTCCGGGGATGGTCTCCGGCGCCGCCGGTTCCATGGCGGTGGTGATAGTCGCCCTGGTGGTGCAGCACGGCGTGCAGTACCTCTTGGCCACGGTGCTGCTGGGTGGCCTGATCATGGTGGCCTTCGGGCTGTTGCGCCTCGGCAAGCTGGTGCGGATGGTGCCTTACCCGGTGATGCTCGGCTTCGTCAACGGCCTGGCGATCATCATCGCCCTGGCGCAGCTGGAGCACTTCAAGGAAGGGGAAACCTGGCTGAGCGGCACCCCGCTCTACCTGATGCTCGGCCTGGTGGCCCTGACCATGGGGGTGGTCTACCTGCTGCCGCGCCTGACCCGCGCCGTGCCGCCGGCGCTGGTGGCGATCCTCGGCGTGGGCCTGCTGGTCTACCTGCTGCAGCTGCCGACGCGGACCCTGGGTGACATGGCCCACATCGCCGGCGGCCTGCCGACGTTCGCCCTGCCGGACATTCCCTGGAACCTGGAGACCCTGGCCATCATCGCCCCCTACGCCATCCTCATGGCGCTGGTGGGCCTTTTGGAAACCCTGCTGACCCTGAACCTCACCGACGAAATCACCGAAAGCCGCGGCTACCCCGACCGCGAATGCGTGGCCCTGGGCGCGGCCAACATGGTCTCCGGCGCCTTCGGTGGCATGGGCGGCTGCGCCATGATCGGCCAGACCGTGATCAACCTCGGCTCCGGCGGCCGGGGACGCCTTTCCGGCATCGTCGCCGGGGTGATGGTCCTGCTCTTCGTGCTCTTTCTCTCGCCGCTGATCGAGCGCATTCCGCTGGCGGCGCTGGTGGGGGTGATGTTCGTGGTGGCCCAGCAGACCTTCGCCTGGGGTTCGCTGCGGGTGGCCGGCAAGGTGCCGATGAGCGATGTGCTGGTGATCGTCGCGGTGACGGTGATCACGGTGTTCACCGACCTGGCCACCGCCGTGCTCTGCGGCATCGTCATCGCCGCGCTGAACTTCGCCTGGCACCATGCCCGCGAACTCTACGCCGACACCCATGCCGAGCCCGATGGCAGCAAGCTGTACCGGGTCCACGGCACCCTGTTCTTCGCCTCCACCACGCCCTTCCTCAACCAGTTCGACCCGGCGGGCGACCCGGCCCAGGTGACGCTGGACTGCCAGCACCTGAGCTTCGTCGACTACTCCGCCATCGCCGCGCTGAAGACCCTGCGGGAGCGCTACACCAGGGCCGGCAAGCACCTGCGGGTGGTGCACCTGTCGGAGCGCTGCCGGACCCTGCTCAGGCGCGCCGGCGAACAGCAGGGCTGA
- a CDS encoding aldehyde dehydrogenase, translating to MAELLSKAQYAEIAAKLEFRTQAFIDGEFRDALSGRTFVTTNPATGERLAEVAACDAEDVDVAVAAAKRAFDDGRWSKLQPGERKHILLRFAQLLEDNAHELAVLESLDSGKPVSECQNVDVPETIHTLRWHAELIDKIYDSTAPTGNAAVTMVVREAIGVVGLVLPWNFPLLMLAWKIGPSLAAGCSIVVKPAKETTLSALRVVELAHEAGIPAGVFNLVPGGGREVGEAIGRHMDIPMVSFTGSTDTGRLFLKYAAESNLKRIVLELGGKNPAVVMNDCENLDEVAQFVTAGAFWNMGENCSASSRLIVHEDVKDELLALIAKHLKDWKLGDPLDPDNRLGAMVSKSHFEKVRSYLTYATEQKLDVVLGGETDSGVFVQPTIVDGVARDSRLFIEEIFGPVLSVTSFSTIDEAIELANDTVYGLAASAYTGSLRNALRLSREIRAGVVTVNCFGEGDASTPFGGYKESGFGGRDKSIWAHDQYTELKTIWINASA from the coding sequence ATGGCTGAGTTGCTGAGCAAGGCGCAGTACGCGGAAATCGCCGCGAAACTGGAATTCCGTACCCAGGCCTTCATCGACGGTGAATTCCGCGATGCGCTGTCGGGCCGTACCTTCGTCACCACCAACCCGGCCACCGGCGAGCGCCTGGCCGAGGTCGCCGCGTGCGACGCGGAGGATGTCGATGTGGCCGTGGCCGCCGCCAAGCGGGCGTTCGACGACGGCCGCTGGTCGAAGCTGCAGCCCGGCGAGCGCAAGCACATCCTGCTCCGCTTCGCCCAGCTGCTGGAAGACAACGCCCATGAACTGGCGGTGCTCGAATCCCTGGACAGCGGCAAGCCGGTCAGCGAATGCCAGAACGTCGACGTGCCGGAAACCATCCATACCCTGCGCTGGCACGCCGAGCTGATCGACAAGATCTACGACAGCACCGCCCCCACGGGCAATGCGGCCGTGACCATGGTGGTGCGCGAAGCCATCGGCGTGGTCGGCCTGGTGCTGCCGTGGAACTTCCCGCTGCTGATGCTGGCCTGGAAGATCGGCCCCTCGCTGGCGGCCGGTTGCTCCATCGTGGTCAAGCCGGCCAAGGAAACCACCCTCAGCGCCCTGCGCGTGGTGGAGCTGGCCCATGAAGCGGGCATTCCCGCCGGTGTGTTCAACCTCGTCCCGGGTGGCGGACGTGAGGTGGGCGAGGCCATCGGCCGCCACATGGACATCCCCATGGTCAGCTTCACCGGCTCCACCGATACCGGCCGGCTGTTCCTGAAGTACGCCGCCGAGTCCAACCTCAAGCGCATCGTGCTGGAACTGGGCGGCAAGAACCCCGCGGTGGTCATGAACGACTGCGAGAACCTGGACGAAGTCGCCCAGTTCGTCACCGCCGGCGCCTTCTGGAACATGGGCGAGAACTGCTCGGCGTCCTCGCGCCTGATCGTCCATGAGGACGTCAAGGACGAGTTGCTTGCGCTGATCGCCAAGCACCTCAAGGACTGGAAACTCGGCGACCCGCTGGACCCGGACAACCGTCTGGGGGCAATGGTCAGCAAATCGCACTTCGAGAAGGTCCGCTCCTACCTGACCTACGCCACCGAGCAGAAGCTCGACGTCGTGCTGGGCGGCGAGACCGATTCGGGCGTGTTCGTGCAGCCGACCATCGTCGACGGCGTGGCCCGTGACAGCCGCCTGTTCATCGAGGAGATCTTCGGCCCGGTGCTCAGCGTCACCAGCTTCTCGACTATCGACGAGGCGATCGAACTGGCCAACGACACCGTCTACGGCCTGGCCGCGTCGGCCTACACCGGCAGCCTGCGCAATGCCCTGCGCCTGTCGCGGGAGATCCGTGCCGGCGTGGTGACCGTCAACTGCTTCGGCGAAGGCGACGCCTCCACGCCCTTCGGTGGCTACAAGGAGTCCGGCTTCGGTGGGCGCGACAAGTCGATCTGGGCCCATGACCAGTACACCGAGCTGAAGACCATCTGGATCAACGCCTCCGCCTGA
- a CDS encoding MFS transporter — protein MTIPSTSVEDVPINGFHKLLTLRSGGGSFVDGYVLSIIGVVMVQVTEAMSLSSFWQGLIAASALIGIFFGGFLGGWLSDRFGRKRVFFVGPILFMLASLAQYWVESAQGLFALRFIIGVAVGIEYPVATALLVEFLPRKYRGPRLATLTILWFAGAAAAYVVGEIILRSGGQDAWRLVLASAVVVGAVLFALRLGTPESPRWLLSKGREAEAERVIRQVYGPEFSLRNLPEQRERKTLSFWSLLHSGYGKRMLFVTAFWTCSVIPVFAVYAFATTVLQALNLKGDWASFGSVAITLLFVLGCVIATRLINTVGRRSMLIHSFLWSGLALLGLGAYHTASESLILVLFGTYALFIGGAQVLTLVYPNELFPTEIRTFAVGVGTSLSRIGAAVGTYLVPVSLQSFGIAPTMYAAAIVTLVGLLFALALAPETRSLNLQQAASLT, from the coding sequence ATGACAATTCCTAGTACGTCGGTCGAAGACGTTCCCATCAACGGCTTTCACAAGCTGTTGACCCTTCGATCGGGCGGCGGGTCGTTCGTTGACGGTTATGTGCTGAGCATCATCGGCGTGGTCATGGTTCAGGTGACCGAGGCGATGAGCCTCAGCAGCTTCTGGCAGGGCCTGATCGCAGCCTCGGCATTGATCGGGATCTTCTTCGGCGGCTTCCTCGGTGGCTGGCTGAGCGACCGATTCGGGCGCAAGCGCGTGTTCTTCGTCGGACCGATCCTGTTCATGCTCGCCTCCCTCGCCCAGTACTGGGTCGAGTCCGCCCAGGGCCTGTTCGCGCTGCGGTTCATCATCGGTGTGGCCGTGGGCATCGAGTATCCGGTGGCCACGGCCCTGCTGGTGGAATTCCTCCCGAGGAAGTACCGCGGCCCCCGCCTGGCGACCCTGACCATCCTCTGGTTCGCCGGCGCGGCGGCCGCCTACGTGGTGGGCGAGATCATCCTGCGCAGCGGTGGCCAGGACGCCTGGCGCCTGGTGCTGGCCAGCGCCGTAGTGGTCGGCGCCGTGCTCTTCGCGCTGCGCCTGGGCACCCCCGAGTCGCCACGCTGGCTGCTGAGCAAGGGCCGCGAGGCGGAAGCCGAACGGGTCATCCGGCAGGTGTACGGCCCTGAATTCTCCCTCCGCAACCTGCCCGAGCAGCGGGAACGGAAAACGCTCTCCTTCTGGAGCCTGCTCCACTCCGGATACGGCAAGCGCATGCTGTTCGTCACCGCCTTCTGGACCTGCTCGGTGATCCCGGTGTTCGCGGTCTACGCCTTCGCCACCACGGTGCTGCAGGCCCTGAACCTCAAGGGGGACTGGGCGTCCTTCGGCTCGGTGGCGATCACCCTGCTGTTCGTGCTGGGCTGCGTCATCGCGACCCGCCTGATCAACACCGTCGGCCGTCGCAGCATGCTGATCCACAGCTTCCTCTGGTCGGGCCTGGCCCTGCTCGGACTGGGTGCGTACCACACCGCCTCGGAGTCGCTGATCCTGGTCCTGTTCGGCACCTACGCCCTCTTCATCGGCGGTGCGCAGGTGCTCACCCTGGTCTACCCGAACGAGCTCTTCCCCACCGAGATCCGCACTTTCGCGGTCGGTGTCGGCACTTCGCTGTCGCGGATCGGAGCGGCGGTGGGCACCTACCTCGTGCCCGTCTCCCTGCAGAGCTTCGGCATCGCCCCGACCATGTATGCCGCCGCGATCGTGACGTTGGTCGGCCTGCTGTTCGCGCTGGCCCTGGCCCCGGAAACCCGCTCGCTCAACCTGCAGCAGGCCGCTTCCCTGACCTGA
- the thpR gene encoding RNA 2',3'-cyclic phosphodiesterase encodes MTTPPLRLFFALPCPAQLTGDITAWRAGVALEGKPVAPENLHLTLAFLGAQPRGQIEPLAALAASLTPASFILRLDRLARWKNGLLHLAPGTLPPELVDLERQLRQRLLAAGFSLESRAFKPHLTLARHCTKLPGTPSPTFDWPVSEFALFVSENTAKGTRYRVLGQWPLRPQAPT; translated from the coding sequence ATGACCACACCGCCGCTGCGCCTGTTCTTCGCCCTTCCCTGCCCCGCACAACTGACTGGCGACATCACCGCCTGGCGCGCCGGCGTGGCCCTGGAGGGCAAGCCCGTTGCGCCCGAGAACCTCCACCTCACCCTCGCTTTTCTCGGGGCCCAGCCCCGGGGCCAGATCGAACCCCTCGCCGCCCTGGCGGCCAGCCTCACCCCCGCGTCCTTCATCCTGCGCCTGGACCGCCTGGCCCGCTGGAAGAACGGCCTGCTGCACCTGGCACCCGGCACGCTGCCGCCCGAGCTGGTCGACCTGGAACGACAACTGCGGCAACGCCTGCTCGCCGCTGGATTCAGCCTGGAAAGCCGCGCCTTCAAACCTCACCTGACCCTCGCCCGGCACTGCACGAAACTGCCCGGGACGCCCAGCCCGACCTTTGATTGGCCGGTCAGCGAATTTGCCCTGTTCGTCTCGGAAAACACCGCGAAAGGCACTCGATATCGGGTTCTCGGACAGTGGCCATTGCGGCCCCAGGCCCCAACCTGA
- a CDS encoding dihydrodipicolinate synthase family protein, producing the protein MNFDGIFTPAITPLTAEGAIDKPAFAQVLEHLIESKVHGIVIGGSTGEYYAHTAQERFDLAAQAKDVINGRLPLVVGTGAVRTEESVAYAEHAKAIKADAILVGSPPYALPTQKEIATHVLAVDRAAGLPIMLYNYPARMGVGMGDEFFAEVAGCKNIVAIKESSGDTARLHRLAVQHPDIALSCGWDDLALEFFAWGARSWVCAGSNFIPREHVALYEACVLEKDFDKGRRIMAELMPLMDFLESGKFVQSIKQGCELVGLRAGGVRAPMQPLESEEKQALQEVLSVLKRNIAKITEGSHHG; encoded by the coding sequence GTGAACTTTGACGGTATCTTCACCCCGGCCATCACCCCCCTGACCGCAGAGGGCGCCATCGACAAACCGGCGTTTGCGCAAGTCCTGGAACACCTGATCGAATCGAAGGTTCACGGCATCGTCATCGGCGGCTCCACGGGCGAGTACTACGCCCACACCGCCCAGGAGCGCTTCGACCTCGCCGCCCAGGCCAAGGACGTGATCAATGGCCGCCTGCCCCTGGTGGTCGGCACCGGCGCCGTCCGCACCGAGGAATCGGTGGCCTACGCCGAACATGCCAAGGCCATCAAGGCCGACGCCATCCTGGTCGGCTCGCCGCCCTACGCCCTGCCTACCCAGAAGGAAATCGCCACCCACGTCCTGGCCGTGGACCGCGCAGCCGGCCTGCCGATCATGCTCTACAACTACCCCGCCCGCATGGGCGTCGGCATGGGCGACGAGTTCTTCGCCGAGGTGGCTGGCTGCAAGAACATTGTGGCCATCAAGGAAAGCTCGGGCGACACCGCCCGCCTTCACCGCCTGGCCGTGCAGCACCCTGACATCGCCCTGTCCTGCGGCTGGGATGATCTGGCCCTGGAATTCTTCGCCTGGGGCGCCCGCAGCTGGGTGTGCGCCGGCTCCAACTTCATTCCCCGTGAGCATGTGGCCCTGTACGAGGCCTGCGTGCTCGAGAAGGACTTCGACAAAGGCCGCCGCATCATGGCCGAACTGATGCCGCTGATGGACTTCCTCGAAAGCGGCAAGTTCGTGCAGTCCATCAAGCAGGGCTGCGAGCTGGTCGGCCTGCGCGCCGGCGGCGTGCGCGCACCGATGCAGCCGCTGGAAAGCGAAGAGAAACAGGCGCTGCAGGAGGTCCTGTCCGTCCTCAAGCGCAACATCGCGAAGATCACCGAGGGTTCCCACCATGGCTGA